The window TGTTCCAGTTGTCTGGTACGGTGGTGCTTTATTCCAATTAGTGGTTGCATTAATGGGAGTAGTGGGTGTCTATGAATTATTCAAGATGAAAGGCTTATCAATTGTTAGTGTTCAAGGTGTCTTATCAGCTTTAGCGACAATTTTTTTAATCTTACCAAGACAAAATTGGTTTGAATTTTTACCTTATAATATTAACAATTTCCATCTGTTTTTTGTTATGGTCATGCTATTGTTATGTGTGACAGTTTTTTCTAAGAATGAATTTACCTTTGAAGATGTTGCATTTCCTGTATTAACGAGTTTGTATGTGGGAGTTGGTTTTCAAAACTTTGTACTGGCACGAGGCAATGATGCTCAGTTCTTGTTTATTATTTATGGTTTAGCGGTTGTGTGGAGTACAGATATTGGGGCCTATATGGTGGGACGTAAAATTGGTAAAAATAAACTAGCACCTCATATTTCTCCTAATAAAACAATCGAAGGTTCAATTGGAGGGATCATTTGTGCGGTTGTTGCTGCGTTACTAGTTATTGTCTTAAATCCTAGTGGGACAACATTAGCTTATAATTGGGCAGTCATGATTCCCATTACCATTATTCTATCTATTGCAGGTCAAATGGGAGATTTAGTAGAATCAGCTTTTAAACGATTCTATGGCGTGAAAGATTCAGGAAAACTATTACCAGGTCATGGCGGTATTTTAGACCGTTTTGACAGTTTGTTATTTGTATTTCCATTAATGTATATTCTAGGGTTATTTTCTTAAAAATAACCCTCTTACTGTATAAAAAGAAAGGAAGTTACGTATGAAAACATTATTAGTATTTATTTTTGTTTTCGGGTTGATTGTGGTCATCCATGAACTAGGGCATTTTATTTTTGCCAAGCGTTCAGGTATTTTAGTTCGTGAATTTGCCATTGGCATGGGACCAAAGATTTTTAGTCACCGTGATAAATCGGGAACGTTATATACAATTAGAATTTTGCCAATGGGTGGTTATGTCCGAATGGCGGGTATGGGTGAAGAAGAAGTAGCGCTTCCTCCGGGTAAACCGCTGTCAGTCGAGCTAAATGATAAGGGAGATGTTAGCCGAATTAACACGAGTCATAAAGTGACGTTAACCAATGGGATTCCATTGGAGTTATTAGAAGCGGACTTAGAAGATAAGCTGTATTTAAAAGGTTACGTAAACGGCGAAGAAGCAAACGAGACAACGTACACAGTTGATCATGATGCGACCATTATTGAAGAAGATGGCACAGAAGTTCGAATTGCTCCACGAGACGTTCAATTTCAATCAGCCAAATTATACCAACGTATGTTAACGAATTTTGCAGGCCCTCTATTTAATTTTATTTTGACGTTCGTGTTGTTTTTATTAGTATTATTTATGCAAGGTGGCGTAGCAGCAAATGATACATCAAGTTTAATTGGTGGTGTTCAGGCAGATAGTCCAGCCGATAAAGCAGGTATGAAGCCTGATGATCGTATCCTTGAAATTGAAGGAACAAAAGTCACACAGTTTGCTGAAGTTGGCAAACTGTTAGAAAAAACTAAAGATAAGCCAATCAACGTGGTTGTTGAGCGTGAAAAGGCAGAAAAAACCTTAACCTTAACACCTAAAAAAGTAACAGAAAATGGAAAAGACCGTTACATTTTGGGGATTCAAGGTGCGGTTAGACTGAAAAAATTATCTTTCGGGGAAAAATTTAAAGAAGCAGCCGTTCAAACAAAAAATAGTGCGTTAACTATTTTTAATGCCTTGAAAGACTTGATTGCTGGTTTTAGTTTAGATAAATTAGGTGGACCTGTGATGATTTATCAAGCTTCATCAGAATTATCAAATCAAAGTTTTGTGACTATTTTAAGCTTTATTGCGATGTTAAGTGTGAACTTAGGAATTATGAATTTATTACCGATTCCTATGTTAGATGGCGGTAAACTATTGTTTAATATTTTTGAAGGCATTCGTCGCAAACCTTTAAATCAAGAGATAGAAATGAAAATTACTTTAGCAAGTGCGATCTTGTTAATCGGTTTAATTGTATTAGTCACATGGAATGATATTATGAGATTTTTAGGACGCTAGTATTTGGGACTGGGGGATGAAAAATGAAACAGTCAAGTATATTTCTACCTACTTTAAGAGAAAATCCAAGTGAAGCAGAGATTCTTAGCCACCGATTATTATTAAGGGCAGGCTATATTAGACAAGTCGCAAGTGGTATTTATAGCTATTTACCGCTTGCTAAACGTGTCATGGATAGAATGAATGCGATTATTCATGAAGAGTTGGAACAAATGGAAGCACTTGAGATGCAATTACCCTATTTATTACCAAATCGTATAGTAAAAGAGAGCCACCGGTTAGAAACAATTGAAGATAAATTATTTGAATTACATGATCGTAATGAACATTCATTTGTTTTGTCACCTTCATATGAAGAAGCGGTTTTAAGCTTGTTTACAGTAGAAGTGACCTCTTATAAGAAACTTCCATTAATCCTTTATACGACACAAGTGGTTTTTATAGACGAGGAAAGACCAAAGTATGGCTTATTAAAAAGTCGTGAAGGTATTGCACAAATGTCTTACTCTTTTCATGAGACAGAGCAAGATTTATTAGACAGTTATCAGCAAATGGAATCGATGTACCGACGTATTTTGAAGCGATTTGGTTTAGAGTTCAGAACATTGGTTAGTCGTTTTTCTGATGATTTAGGAGCAGATGCAAAAAAATTTATAGCACTTTCAGATGTAGGGGATCAAACAGTTTGTTTCTCCTCAGAAAGTGACTATATTGCGCAGTTAGAATTAGCAACAAGTCTTTATACACCTCAACTTAAAAGAGGAACGTTAGCTGAATTAGAAGAAATAGAGACACCTAATATCAAAACAATTAAAGAATTATCTAGTTTTTTATCGATAGCAGAAGAAAAGGTGATCAAGTCCATTTTATTTATGGCGGATGAAGAGCCGGTATTAGCGTTAGTTCGTGGCGATTATACGGTTAACGAATTTAAACTAAAAAAACTTCTTAATTGTAAAAATTTAAGAGCAGCCGAAGATCAAGAGGTTAGACAATTTACGCAAACTGAGGTAGGCTATATTGGCCCAGTTGGTCTGAGTGATAAATTAAAAATTATTGCGGATGAATATGTTCAAGATATTGAGAATGGTGTGGTTGGGGCCAATAAAACCAATTTTCATTTTATTAATGTTAACTTAGAACGTGATTTTTCTCCAACCCAATTTGCAGATATTCGAATTGTGAAAGAAGGCGAACGCTCACCTGATGGCGAAGGAACCCTTATTTTTACTAAAGGGATTGAAATTGGTCATATTGAAAGCTTAGGATCAGAATTAAGCGAACAGATGGATGCACAGCTAATTGATCGTCACGGGAGAACCGCACCTATTCAAATGGCAGCGTATCATCTAGATATTTCTAGCTTAGTCGCAGCTGTTGCTGAGCAAACATCGGATGAAAAAGGCTTAATATGGCCTAAAGCGATTGCTCCGTTTGATATTCATTTATTGCCTATCAAAGTAACCGATGAGCACCAGTGGCAGTTGACGGTTGAGGTTGAAGAATTATTACAACAGGCAGGTTACGAAACATTAGTGGATGATCGAAACGAAAGTGCTGGTGTAAAATTTAATGATTCAGATTTAATTGGTATTCCAATTAGGGTAACTATTGGTAAAAAAGCGATTGAAAATGTGGTTGAAATTAAATTACGAGAATCAGGAGAATCCATTGAAGTTAGAAAAGATGAACTGATTGCGACTATTGATATCTTAAAGACATCTATCTTGTAAATTGATGAGAATGATGAAATATTGAATAAATTGAAAAAAGACGATTACTTGTTAATCGTCTTTTTTTTGTGAACTAAGTTGTAGGTATTCAATTATTTCGAAGGAAAAAATATTAGTATGCATAAAAAGACTAATTTTTTTTTGTATTTTAATAAGTAATATGAATAAAAAACGGTCAATAAATAAAGCGTTTTCATAAATATAAGTAACATGAAGAGATAATGATTAATAGTTGGCGCTTAAGAAGCCAGGAATTTAACTGTTTAATATTAGGGGTTTGCTAAGATGGAGATGTAAACAAAATTTATGAGGAGGAAATGAACTATGAGTAGTCCAATTAATGTGTATTCTGAAATTGGTAAATTGAAAACGGTGTTACTTCATCGACCGGGTAAAGAGTTAGAAAACTTAATGCCAGACTATTTGGAACGGTTATTATTTGATGATATTCCGTTTCTAAAAGATGCTCAGCAAGAGCATGATCAGTTTGCTAAAGTATTAACAGAAAACGGTGTAGAAGTGTTGTACTTGGAAAATTTAATGGCGGAATCATTAGTATCAGAAGACGTTAAAGAGGCATTCGTTGATGAATATTTATCTGAGGCTAATATTGAAAGCGAAGAAACGATTGCGACTATTAAGCAACTATTAATGAATATTGAAGACAACCGTGAATTGGTAGACAAAACTATGACAGGCATGCAAGTAACAGAATTACCGGATCATGAAAAGAACAGTTTAGTTGATTTAATGGGAAATGATTACCCTTTTGCAATCGATCCAATGCCTAATTTATACTTTACACGTGATAATTTTGCGACTATTGGTAATGGTATTTCCTTAAATCATATGTATTCTGAAACGAGAAATAGAGAAACGATTTATGCACAATATATTTTTGATAATCATCCCAGATTTAAAGACCAAGATATTCCTTATTTATATCATCGAGATGAAGAACACCGACTTGAAGGAGGAGATGAATTAATCCTTTCAAAGAAAGTTTTAGCAGTGGGTATTTCTCAACGAACAGATGCTAAAGCAGTCGAAAAATTAGCACGTAATATTTTTAAAGAAAAGATGAGCTTTGAAACAATTTTGGCTTTTGATATTGGGGAGTATCGGAAATTTATGCATCTAGACACAGTTTTTACTATGGTGGACTATGATAAATTCACGATTCATCCTGAAATTGAAGGGGACTTAACAGTCTATTCTATTACTAAGGGAGAAGACGATTTAGTTATCAAAAAAGAAGTAGATCAATTGGAGCGTATTTTGGCAAAGTATCTACAACTTGAAGCGGTTGAATTAATTCGTTGTGGTGGTGGAGATGTTGCAGCTGCAGCACGTGAACAATGGAATGATGGGTCCAATACGTTAACTATTGCACCAGGTGAAGTTATTGTATATGACCGCAATGTAGTAACTAATGAATTACTGGAAAAAGCAGGACTAACGTTACATAAATTACGTGGAAGTGAATTAGTACGTGGACGTGGAGGCCCTCGTTGTATGAGCATGCCGTTATATCGTGAAGATATTTAATAAAAAATAGAATGGAATGGAGAGAAAATAATATGACATCAGTATTTCAAGGACGTAGCTTATTAGCAGAAAAGGATTTTACACGATCAGAATTAGAATACTTAATTGATTTTAGTATTCATTTAAAAGAATTGAAAAAACATAATATTCCTCATCGCTACTTAGAAGGAAAAAATATTGCCTTATTATTTGAAAAAACATCTACAAGGACCCGTTCAGCGTTTACAACAGCGTCAGTTGATTTAGGCGCACATCCAGAATATCTTGGAGCAAATGATATTCAACTAGGTAAAAAAGAAACGACTGAAGACACTGCTAAAGTATTGGGCAGTATGTTTGATGGTATTGAATTTAGAGGCTTTAGTCAAAAAATGGTAGAAGAATTATCCGAATTTTCAGGTGTCCCTGTTTGGAATGGTTTAACAGATGAATGGCACCCAACACAAATGATTGCTGATTTTATGACGATTAAAGAAAATTTTGGTTCTTTAGAAAATGTTACGTTAGTCTATGTTGGCGATGGAAGGAATAATATGGCAAATAGTTTATTGGTAACTGGTGCAATTTTAGGTGTCAATGTTAGAATCTGTGCACCTCAAGCCTTATTCCCAGAACAAGAAATCGTTGATTATGCAGAAGGATTTGCAGCAGAATCAGGAGCTGAATTGATGATTACTGATAATGTGGAAGAAGGTGTGAAAGGTGCCAATGTATTATATACAGATGTTTGGGTTTCAATGGGGGAAGAAGATAAATTTGAAGAACGTGTGAAGATGTTGCAACCTTATCAATTAAACATGGAGATGATTAATAAAACAGGTAATCAAGAAACAGATAGATTAATTGTGCTACATTGTTTACCTGCATTCCATGATACCAATACGCAATATGGAAAAATGGTAGAAGAGCAATTTGGTGTAAAAGAAATGGAAATTACTGATGAAGTATTTAGAAGTAAGTACGCTCGTCAATTTGAAGAAGCAGAAAATAGAATGCATTCAATTAAAGCTATCATGGCTGCGACGTTAGGTAATTTGTTTATTCCACGCACATAATAACTAGCATTAGAGTGGATAAAGGCAGCATGAATAGATGTTCATGTTGCCTTTATTATTACTATCAATTGGCAAAAATCTGTGGTGAATTTGTCAATTATTTATTAAGTAAATACTTATAATTAAAGAAAGAGGAATGTATGAATAAAAAAATAGTTGTAGCATTAGGTGGCAATGCTATTTTATCAGACAATGCAAGTGCACAATCTCAGCAAGAAGCTTTAATTAAAACAGCTCGTCAATTAGTAGAATTGGTAAAAAAAGGCAACCAACTGATTATTTCTCATGGGAATGGTCCACAGGTTGGTAATTTATTATTGCAACAACAAGCGGCAGATTCTAAAAAAAATCCAGCAATGCCGTTAGATACATGTGTCGCGATGACGCAAGGTAGTATTGGGTATTGGTTAACTAACGCCATGATTAAAGAGTTAAAAGCTGCAGGAATTGAAAAAGAAGTGGTGACTGTGGTAACACAAGTATTAGTAGATGAACATGACGCTGCCTTTAAAAATCCGACAAAACCAATTGGTCCTTTTCTAACAAAAGAAGAAGCCCAGGAGCAGATGACGTTAACAGGTGCTACATTCAAAGAAGATGCCGGTCGTGGTTGGCGCAAGGTGGTTGCGAGCCCACAACCAACAATGATTGTCGAATATAAAGTAATCAATCATCTAGTGGAAGAAGATATGATCACAATATCCGCTGGTGGTGGTGGAATTCCAGTTGTAGGTGATGAATTAAGAGGAGTCGAAGCAGTGATAGATAAAGACTATGCTTCTGCTAAATTAGCTGAGTTAGTGAAGGCAGATCAATTAATAATTTTAACAGGTGTGGCTAATGTAGCAATTAATTTTGGTCAAGAAAATGAAGAAAAACTTGAGAAGGTAAGTGTTTCAGAGTTAGAAAGCTATAAAGAAGAGGGACATTTTGCTCCAGGAAGTATGTTGCCAAAAATTGAAGCTGCGATTGATTATGTTAACAACAATCCAAGTAGTCAAGCAGTCATTACCTCATTGGAAAATTTAGCGTTTTTAGGGAACAAAGGAGTAGGAACCATAATCAGTCACTAGTTGATTAAGGAGTGTTAGTATGCAAAAAAGCAGAGAAATCACTTTTCTGAAAAGGTACAAAGATTTTTGTTACTTTACAGAAGAAGAATTTATGGAAATAGAAAAATATACTTATTTACGATCATACAAAAAGGGACAAGTGTTGTTTGATTTAGGTGATGAAAGAAATCGCATGTATTTGTTGAAGTCAGGTGTTGTAAAAATAGAAAAAATTGATTTTACCGGAGAATTTGAGTATATCGACTTTCTAAATCAAGGAACGTTGTTTCCGAAAATAGGGTTTTTATTTGATGAAGATTATTATTTCTCTGCCGTTGCTTATACAGACATTGAGGTGTACTACTTACCCAAAGAGATTTATGAAAAATTAATTCAGCATAACGCTTCCCAATTAATGAATTATATTAGAAGCCAATCTGATTGTATGAAACGGCAAATGTTGAAAAATCAAAAAGGTATTGCCAATAATGCGATTCATCGTTTGTCCTTTTCATTGGCTGTTATTTTGGAAGATTTTGGGACTATTTCTTATGAAGGTGGATATGAGGTTGGTTTTCCTATTACAATTAATGATTTATCGAAACTTGCAGGAATAACAAGAGAAACCGCCAGTTCAATTATTAAACAATTAGAATGTCAGGGCAGAATAAACTATTACAAAAAAAGACTAGTTTTTATGGATACAAATTATTTTATGGAATATCTCAATGATTAATTGATGAGAGAGGAGTGGCGTTACAAAGGTAGCGCCTAAAAAAGAAATGGAAGAAAAAAAACAACGGAAATCGCTATCGTCGTTTAGTATCCTGTTCATTATTATTATCGTGTTGGGGATTATCACAAAATTTTTAGATGGAGCTAAATTTACACCAATGGAACTAAGGGATACAGGGGAAACAGTTAGTCAAGTAATAGGGGCAAACGTATTTGATGTCGTAATGTCTCCTTTTTATGGATTTAAAGATGCGATTGATATTTGTATATTTATTTTAGTTCTAGGTGGTTTTTTGAATATTGTGACGAAGACAGGTGCATTAGAAGCTGGTATTCAAAATGTTGTAAAAAAACTAAAAGGCAATGAGTTAGTTATTATTCCTATTTTAATGTTCCTGTTTTCAGTTGGTGGTTCTACTTATGGCATGGCAGAAGAAACGATTCCTTTTTATGGTTTATTAGGTTTGACAATGGTAGCTGCGGGGTTTGATACGATAGTTTCTGTAGGAACCGTGATGCTAGGTGCCGGAGCTGGTGTAATTGGTTCAACCGTTAATCCGTTTGCCACAGGTGTGGCGATGGATGCTTTAAAGGGCATTAATATTCAACCTAAGACAGGATTAATCATGCTGATTGGTTTGGTTTTATGGGCATTAACAACAGCGTATGCTATTTTTGTGGTAATGAGTTATGCTAAAAAAGTGAAAAATGAAAAAGGTTCTACTATTTTATCCTTACAAGAACAAGATGATATGCAAGAACACTTTGCAAAAGGTTTTGATGATAAGGTTGTTTTTACAAGTAAGCATAAAATGATTTTATCTGTTTTTGCTATCACATTCTTAGTGATGATTGTGTCATTGATTCCGTGGGGAGATTTTGGTATTACTATTTTTGATAAATGGACAACCTTTTTAACAGGTGAGCCATTTGGTGCTTGGTATTTTGGTGATTTAGCCATGTGGTTCTTCATTATGGGCATTGTTATCGCATTGATTTCAAGGATGTCAGAAGGAGATATTATTGAGACATTTATTGATGGTTCAAAAGATATATTATCCGTCGTACTGATTATTGTAGTGGCACGTGGCGCTTCAGTATTAATGTCAACGACGCATTTAGATTTATATATTTTAGATAAATCAGCTAACTTATTACAGGGCTTATCACCTATTCTGTTTGTTATAGGTGCCTATATAATCTATGTGCTGTTATCTTTCTTAATCCCGTCTACTTCTGGATTAGCCTACGTTTCCATTCCAGTTATGGGTGCGTTAGCTAATAAAGTAGGATTGAGTGCAGATGTCATGATTATGATTTTTGTTTCAGCATGTGGTGTTGTGAATTTAATTACGCCAACATCTGGTGTTGTTATGGGGGGATTAGAAGTTTCAAAAGTTAATTATACAACGTGGACCAAATTTATGTTTAAACACATCGTGGTTATTACAGCAATGAATTTAATTGTCTTAATAATTGCGATGTTAATGGCAAAATAATAGCAAAAAAAACATGAACTTAGAGCAACCTTCTAAGTTCATGTTTTTTAAATATATTGTTTGAAATATTCGTTAACAATTTGAGCTTCTTCTTTGCTTTTAGAAATAATTAAAACAGTATCGTCTCCTGCAAGACAAGCGACAATTTCTTTGAAGATTGAACGTAAGCTATCGATTAATACACCGATAATTTGTCCGTTGCCCGGAAAGGCAGTAATGATATTCATAAATTCAACTTGTGTAATGTCAGTTGCTGATTCAGATAGTACATTGATTAATTTTTCTTCATCAGAAATTTTCTTTTTTGCTTTGGTAGTAGTGTTGAGGATTCGGTAATATGACTTACCATCATTATTATGACTTTTAACAATATTTAATTCACGAATATCTCTTGAAATAGTGGCTTGCGTAATCGCTACATGTTCATTCTCTAAATATTCAACTAATTGTTGTTGATTTTCAATGTTGTGTTCAGTGATGACTTTTTTGATAATATTATGTCTCTCAGCTTTTCTCAATTACGTTCACTCCTTTTGTATATTATAACAACAAATAGAGCGTTGGTAAATTTAATA is drawn from Vagococcus xieshaowenii and contains these coding sequences:
- a CDS encoding phosphatidate cytidylyltransferase; the protein is MKQRVITAIVALLFFVPVVWYGGALFQLVVALMGVVGVYELFKMKGLSIVSVQGVLSALATIFLILPRQNWFEFLPYNINNFHLFFVMVMLLLCVTVFSKNEFTFEDVAFPVLTSLYVGVGFQNFVLARGNDAQFLFIIYGLAVVWSTDIGAYMVGRKIGKNKLAPHISPNKTIEGSIGGIICAVVAALLVIVLNPSGTTLAYNWAVMIPITIILSIAGQMGDLVESAFKRFYGVKDSGKLLPGHGGILDRFDSLLFVFPLMYILGLFS
- the rseP gene encoding RIP metalloprotease RseP; the protein is MKTLLVFIFVFGLIVVIHELGHFIFAKRSGILVREFAIGMGPKIFSHRDKSGTLYTIRILPMGGYVRMAGMGEEEVALPPGKPLSVELNDKGDVSRINTSHKVTLTNGIPLELLEADLEDKLYLKGYVNGEEANETTYTVDHDATIIEEDGTEVRIAPRDVQFQSAKLYQRMLTNFAGPLFNFILTFVLFLLVLFMQGGVAANDTSSLIGGVQADSPADKAGMKPDDRILEIEGTKVTQFAEVGKLLEKTKDKPINVVVEREKAEKTLTLTPKKVTENGKDRYILGIQGAVRLKKLSFGEKFKEAAVQTKNSALTIFNALKDLIAGFSLDKLGGPVMIYQASSELSNQSFVTILSFIAMLSVNLGIMNLLPIPMLDGGKLLFNIFEGIRRKPLNQEIEMKITLASAILLIGLIVLVTWNDIMRFLGR
- a CDS encoding proline--tRNA ligase — protein: MKQSSIFLPTLRENPSEAEILSHRLLLRAGYIRQVASGIYSYLPLAKRVMDRMNAIIHEELEQMEALEMQLPYLLPNRIVKESHRLETIEDKLFELHDRNEHSFVLSPSYEEAVLSLFTVEVTSYKKLPLILYTTQVVFIDEERPKYGLLKSREGIAQMSYSFHETEQDLLDSYQQMESMYRRILKRFGLEFRTLVSRFSDDLGADAKKFIALSDVGDQTVCFSSESDYIAQLELATSLYTPQLKRGTLAELEEIETPNIKTIKELSSFLSIAEEKVIKSILFMADEEPVLALVRGDYTVNEFKLKKLLNCKNLRAAEDQEVRQFTQTEVGYIGPVGLSDKLKIIADEYVQDIENGVVGANKTNFHFINVNLERDFSPTQFADIRIVKEGERSPDGEGTLIFTKGIEIGHIESLGSELSEQMDAQLIDRHGRTAPIQMAAYHLDISSLVAAVAEQTSDEKGLIWPKAIAPFDIHLLPIKVTDEHQWQLTVEVEELLQQAGYETLVDDRNESAGVKFNDSDLIGIPIRVTIGKKAIENVVEIKLRESGESIEVRKDELIATIDILKTSIL
- the arcA gene encoding arginine deiminase; the protein is MSSPINVYSEIGKLKTVLLHRPGKELENLMPDYLERLLFDDIPFLKDAQQEHDQFAKVLTENGVEVLYLENLMAESLVSEDVKEAFVDEYLSEANIESEETIATIKQLLMNIEDNRELVDKTMTGMQVTELPDHEKNSLVDLMGNDYPFAIDPMPNLYFTRDNFATIGNGISLNHMYSETRNRETIYAQYIFDNHPRFKDQDIPYLYHRDEEHRLEGGDELILSKKVLAVGISQRTDAKAVEKLARNIFKEKMSFETILAFDIGEYRKFMHLDTVFTMVDYDKFTIHPEIEGDLTVYSITKGEDDLVIKKEVDQLERILAKYLQLEAVELIRCGGGDVAAAAREQWNDGSNTLTIAPGEVIVYDRNVVTNELLEKAGLTLHKLRGSELVRGRGGPRCMSMPLYREDI
- the argF gene encoding ornithine carbamoyltransferase, with protein sequence MTSVFQGRSLLAEKDFTRSELEYLIDFSIHLKELKKHNIPHRYLEGKNIALLFEKTSTRTRSAFTTASVDLGAHPEYLGANDIQLGKKETTEDTAKVLGSMFDGIEFRGFSQKMVEELSEFSGVPVWNGLTDEWHPTQMIADFMTIKENFGSLENVTLVYVGDGRNNMANSLLVTGAILGVNVRICAPQALFPEQEIVDYAEGFAAESGAELMITDNVEEGVKGANVLYTDVWVSMGEEDKFEERVKMLQPYQLNMEMINKTGNQETDRLIVLHCLPAFHDTNTQYGKMVEEQFGVKEMEITDEVFRSKYARQFEEAENRMHSIKAIMAATLGNLFIPRT
- the arcC gene encoding carbamate kinase yields the protein MNKKIVVALGGNAILSDNASAQSQQEALIKTARQLVELVKKGNQLIISHGNGPQVGNLLLQQQAADSKKNPAMPLDTCVAMTQGSIGYWLTNAMIKELKAAGIEKEVVTVVTQVLVDEHDAAFKNPTKPIGPFLTKEEAQEQMTLTGATFKEDAGRGWRKVVASPQPTMIVEYKVINHLVEEDMITISAGGGGIPVVGDELRGVEAVIDKDYASAKLAELVKADQLIILTGVANVAINFGQENEEKLEKVSVSELESYKEEGHFAPGSMLPKIEAAIDYVNNNPSSQAVITSLENLAFLGNKGVGTIISH
- a CDS encoding Crp/Fnr family transcriptional regulator — its product is MQKSREITFLKRYKDFCYFTEEEFMEIEKYTYLRSYKKGQVLFDLGDERNRMYLLKSGVVKIEKIDFTGEFEYIDFLNQGTLFPKIGFLFDEDYYFSAVAYTDIEVYYLPKEIYEKLIQHNASQLMNYIRSQSDCMKRQMLKNQKGIANNAIHRLSFSLAVILEDFGTISYEGGYEVGFPITINDLSKLAGITRETASSIIKQLECQGRINYYKKRLVFMDTNYFMEYLND
- a CDS encoding YfcC family protein, whose translation is MEEKKQRKSLSSFSILFIIIIVLGIITKFLDGAKFTPMELRDTGETVSQVIGANVFDVVMSPFYGFKDAIDICIFILVLGGFLNIVTKTGALEAGIQNVVKKLKGNELVIIPILMFLFSVGGSTYGMAEETIPFYGLLGLTMVAAGFDTIVSVGTVMLGAGAGVIGSTVNPFATGVAMDALKGINIQPKTGLIMLIGLVLWALTTAYAIFVVMSYAKKVKNEKGSTILSLQEQDDMQEHFAKGFDDKVVFTSKHKMILSVFAITFLVMIVSLIPWGDFGITIFDKWTTFLTGEPFGAWYFGDLAMWFFIMGIVIALISRMSEGDIIETFIDGSKDILSVVLIIVVARGASVLMSTTHLDLYILDKSANLLQGLSPILFVIGAYIIYVLLSFLIPSTSGLAYVSIPVMGALANKVGLSADVMIMIFVSACGVVNLITPTSGVVMGGLEVSKVNYTTWTKFMFKHIVVITAMNLIVLIIAMLMAK
- a CDS encoding arginine repressor — encoded protein: MRKAERHNIIKKVITEHNIENQQQLVEYLENEHVAITQATISRDIRELNIVKSHNNDGKSYYRILNTTTKAKKKISDEEKLINVLSESATDITQVEFMNIITAFPGNGQIIGVLIDSLRSIFKEIVACLAGDDTVLIISKSKEEAQIVNEYFKQYI